The Microbacterium sp. SORGH_AS_0862 region GTCGCGTCGATCGACGACCTCGCTGAGGCCGCGCGCCGTTCGGGACTGCAGGTCTCGCTCGAGAACGAACTCGACGCCGATCTCAGCACGCCCGTGGACCAGGCCGTCGCCCGCATCGTGCAGGAGTCGCTGGCGAACTGCGTCCGTCACGCTCCCGGGGCCGAGGTCCGCATCCGTCTCGTCGAGGAGTCCGGGGAGGTGTCGGTGCGGGTGGACTCCCGCGGAGCATCTGCGCCGCCCGCTCGGCTCGTCGGGAACGGCTGGGGCCTCGAGCTGCTGCGCGAACGCGCGAAGGCCCTGGGCGGGCGGCTGGATGCCGGCCCCCGTGCCGATGGGTGGCGCGTCGAGGCCCGCATCCCGGCGGCGGTGCCCGGATGACCGCGCCGCGAGTGCTCCTGGCCGACGACCACGCCGCCATCCGCGAGGGGTTGCGGATCATGCTCGTCGCCCACGGCGTCGAGGTGGTCGGCGAGGCGGCCGATGGCGCGGTGGCGGTGCGCAACGCGCGAGCCCTGCGGCCGGACGTCGTGCTGATGGACCTGCGGATGCCGGGCATGGACGGCGTGGAGGCGACCCGCCGCATCCGCGAAGACGACACGAGCGACGTGCTCGTGCTGACGAGCTTCGACGAGGACGAGCTGGTGGACGCGGCGCTCGACGCCGGAGCCGTCGGGTTCCTGCTGAAGACGGTTTCGGCGGCGGCCTTGGTGGATGCGGTGCACAGCGTCGCCCGCGGCGACGGGGTTCTCGACCCGCGGGTGACCCGGCGGGTGCTGGCCCGGCGGACGCGGCGGGCGGAGCACTCCCCCGCCGCTGCGGCGCTCGACGCGCTCACGCCGCGCGAGCGCGAGGTGCTCGCCGCCCTGTCGGAGGGGCGCTCCAATCATCAGATCGCCGCGCTGTTGAAGATCTCCGTGCCGACGGTGAAGACGCACGTGTCGAGCGTACTGACGAAGCTGGGTGCGGAGAGCCGTTCGCACGCCGTGGCGATCGCCCGGGGCGACGCGGGACGCTGACGACGGCGGCGCCTCGCTCAGTGACCGCGCGGCGCCTTCTCGTCGGAGGCAGCGGCCAGCGGGCGGGCGGCGCCGGAGAAGAAGCCCGACGCCACGATGAGTCCCACGATGATGAGCAGCGTGTTCAGCAGACCGATGTGCTCGCTGATGAAGCCGAGGATCGGCGGCCCGCAGAGGAACGCGACGTAACCGATCGTCGCCGCCGCACTCACCCGCGCCGCAGCGTGCTGCGGGTCGTCGGCAGCGGCCGACATGCCGAGCGGGAAGCCGAGGGACGCACCCATCCCCCACAGCGCCGCACCGACGAAGACGAGCGGCATGTTCGGGGCGAAGATGAACAGCACGAGTCCCACCGCCGCCGTCACGGCGAGCGAGCGCAGCACGACGACG contains the following coding sequences:
- a CDS encoding response regulator transcription factor encodes the protein MTAPRVLLADDHAAIREGLRIMLVAHGVEVVGEAADGAVAVRNARALRPDVVLMDLRMPGMDGVEATRRIREDDTSDVLVLTSFDEDELVDAALDAGAVGFLLKTVSAAALVDAVHSVARGDGVLDPRVTRRVLARRTRRAEHSPAAAALDALTPREREVLAALSEGRSNHQIAALLKISVPTVKTHVSSVLTKLGAESRSHAVAIARGDAGR